From Phaeodactylum tricornutum CCAP 1055/1 chromosome 23, whole genome shotgun sequence, one genomic window encodes:
- a CDS encoding exo-1,3-beta-glucosidase (Hydrolyzes non-reducing terminal 1,3-beta-D-glucosyl residues.) yields the protein MVSVQDATITNDNEHHDDYALPTPPSITETLPLPATPIVTSRDKAWIRGVNVGGWLTLERYIVPYQFAITSCHLRGDFCWYADALGAPPVTHPDYQLCSDVRDTCEPVQEPNVYGNMDYPFDEYNLGAAFPDPRIGAQWLDYHFRYFLSRSDLERLVDAKVTHVRIPIPHWIMGDVQDGEPWIVGSRWRYFLRALGWCRELGLKVWPDIHTAPGSQNGFDNSGQQLPGVSCRGWADEPHNVARSLMVIRDVVDEIVREGYGDVVTGFGLLNEPFKDCPRDVYLDFIDQGLDIVREALGPETAVYVSDLFSAMSFNDGSWWLDPSRYNHTYLDSHYYHVFAEHPRALSPRQHIAYTCQSEYHARLSDSGSASCCYTDAPVYNATPSVDGVQRLIGEWSAATDTLPVAMLDTIMAHIATHGTALRMNRTLSTARQDFLRHFVHAQMVAYEAADVGVGAGWFYWTLKMEGGAFAEWDFLRGVEEGWIVLPASHHTPAQAEFGTCYEIVFQTDDDPSIIDEFPPPTDDDANNWQGVVLDDDVVVSHGQSLLSGGGGRKQYNDSISENDTAGRVPTIPSHQTPSHWMLGTVLLILLVVGAGWRWQRQRSTKQADYEQIEEVGITV from the coding sequence ATGGTGTCTGTCCAAGATGCAACGATTACGAATGACAATGAACACCATGACGACTACGCATTACCGACACCGCCCTCAATTACGGAGACGTTGCCGCTGCCCGCCACTCCCATCGTGACGTCGCGGGACAAAGCCTGGATTCGTGGCGTCAATGTTGGTGGTTGGTTAACATTGGAACGCTACATTGTCCCGTACCAGTTTGCCATTACCTCGTGTCACTTACGGGGAGACTTTTGTTGGTACGCTGACGCCCTCGGCGCCCCACCCGTGACGCATCCCGACTATCAGCTCTGTAGCGACGTTCGGGATACATGCGAACCCGTCCAGGAACCCAACGTCTATGGTAATATGGATTATCCCTTTGACGAGTACAATTTGGGCGCCGCCTTTCCCGATCCCCGGATCGGAGCGCAGTGGCTCGATTACCATTTCCGTTACTTTCTCAGCCGCTCCGATTTGGAGCGCCTCGTCGACGCCAAAGTCACGCACGTAAGAATTCCTATTCCACACTGGATTATGGGAGATGTCCAAGACGGGGAGCCTTGGATTGTGGGATCTCGCTGGCGGTACTTTCTCCGTGCGCTCGGATGGTGTCGCGAACTGGGATTGAAGGTATGGCCCGACATTCACACGGCACCGGGCTCGCAGAATGGGTTCGACAATTCTGGGCAACAGCTGCCGGGCGTTTCGTGTCGGGGATGGGCCGATGAACCACACAACGTGGCGCGGTCGTTAATGGTCATTCGAGACGTTGTGGACGAGATTGTGCGGGAAGGATACGGGGACGTCGTGACCGGCTTTGGCCTTTTGAACGAACCCTTCAAGGACTGTCCCCGCGACGTGTACCTGGACTTTATCGACCAAGGATTGGATATCGTCCGGGAAGCCTTGGGGCCCGAAACAGCGGTCTACGTTTCCGATCTTTTTTCCGCCATGTCCTTCAATGACGGCTCCTGGTGGCTAGATCCATCCCGGTACAACCATACCTACCTCGATAGCCACTACTACCACGTTTTTGCCGAACACCCCCGGGCTCTCAGCCCCCGTCAACACATTGCCTACACTTGCCAGTCCGAATATCACGCCCGACTTTCCGATTCCGGCAGTGCGAGTTGCTGTTACACGGACGCCCCCGTGTACAACGCCACACCTAGCGTGGACGGCGTCCAGCGATTGATTGGTGAGTGGAGCGCGGCCACGGACACCTTGCCCGTGGCGATGCTGGACACGATCATGGCACACATTGCCACGCACGGAACGGCGTTGCGTATGAACCGTACGTTGTCAACGGCACGTCAAGATTTCTTGCGCCACTTTGTTCACGCGCAAATGGTCGCGTACGAAGCGGCCGACGTGGGCGTCGGCGCGGGCTGGTTCTACTGGACTTTGAAAATGGAAGGCGGGGCCTTTGCGGAATGGGACTTTTTGCGGGGTGTGGAGGAGGGGTGGATCGTCCTGCCCGCCTCGCATCACACGCCGGCGCAAGCAGAATTCGGGACGTGCTACGAGATAGTTTTTCAAACCGATGACGATCCGTCGATTATTGACGAATTTCCACCACCGACGGACGATGACGCGAACAATTGGCAGGGTGTAGTTCTGGATGACGATGTGGTGGTCTCGCACGGGCAGAGTTTGTTGTCCGGTGGGGGTGGTCGCAAGCAATACAACGATAGCATCAGCGAGAACGATACGGCGGGAAGAGTGCCCACCATTCCGTCGCACCAAACGCCGTCGCACTGGATGCTGGGCACTGTCTTGCTTATTCTACTGGTTGTGGGTGCCGGGTGGCGTTGGCAACGACAACGGTCGACGAAACAGGCCGACTACGAACAAATCGAGGAAGTTGGCATTACCGTCTAG
- a CDS encoding predicted protein, whose amino-acid sequence MSAPRKEIHSKPRKNEANPWHHNTDALATLDHFGKRALEREAAVQQMFVEYVEKWSASVNAGEIPNHSRKSDTVRFLPPDFHLEDSTWVSFSNFVRAHGDGYWSAKRTRLTLIELNNHPKLRNHRGPFYFVDLSHSEPQTQSSIHPAGENQEEDSQTVSKRKEGSREFYDSKFVSNNQRSQQPKWPKQAQEVETAYSQFVESKMSTGLKQLTHSQSRNVGDPTWILPAPVPFDTVQLPQHVLYRQPTQSKKMSVGDIDSSSPPTLRLLGKHAVSPGNHDFSRRSKVLPRSMADSKNGCLDFTEFHSRNGCFLPTVPLLHHDQHLYSATRDDNERLPVLPSNTEMLVYSQLSVNMCDIETPFNETTEAETTEYTRADQIMLMAPLIPTPPKPTPPRMQRNLANHCLPRLSPFVSPFQSLENSVTSTKINDTCKGLPLQHD is encoded by the exons ATGTCCGCTCCAAGGAAAGAGATCCATAGTAAACCAAGAAAGAATGAAGCGAACCCCTGGCATCACAACACTGATGCGCTTGCGACCTTGGACCACTTTGGAAAG AGAGCTCTCGAGCGTGAGGCTGCCGTCCAGCAAATGTTCGTCGAGTACGTAGAAAAATGGTCAGCCAGCGTCAACGCCGGAGAGATCCCGAACCATAGCCGTAAAAGCGATACGGTGCGATTTCTACCACCAGACTTTCATTTGGAGGATAGCACTTGGGTGTCTTTCTCAAATTTTGTGAGAGCTCATGGCGACGGCTATTGGTCAGCGAAACGAACTCGGTTGACTTTGATAGAACTGAACAACCATCCAAAACTCAGAAATCACCGAGGGCCTTTCTACTTTGTCGATCTTTCACATAGCGAGCCACAAACCCAATCATCTATTCATCCAGCAGGGGAAAATCAAGAGGAGGACAGTCAGACTGtttcaaaacgaaaagaggGTTCTCGCGAATTCTACGATTCAAAATTTGTGTCGAATAATCAGAGAAGTCAGCAACCTAAGTGGCCCAAACAGGCACAAGAGGTCGAGACTGCATACAGCCAATTTGTTGAAAGCAAGATGTCGACGGGCCTGAAACAGCTTACTCATTCTCAATCAAGAAATGTGGGCGATCCCACTTGGATCCTTCCAGCGCCCGTTCCCTTCGACACGGTGCAACTACCTCAGCACGTCCTCTATCGGCAGCCGACTCAGAGTAAAAAAATGTCTGTGGGGGATATCGATTCAAGTTCACCTCCAACATTGCGCCTTTTGGGAAAGCATGCTGTTTCCCCTGGCAACCATGATTTTTCTCGTCGCTCAAAAGTCTTACCTAGGTCAATGGCTGACAGCAAAAATGGATGTCTCGATTTTACCGAGTTTCACAGCAGGAACGGCTGCTTTTTGCCGACGGTACCGCTACTCCACCATGATCAGCATCTGTATAGCGCTACACGAGATGACAACGAACGATTGCCAGTCCTACCATCCAATACTGAGATGCTTGTATACTCCCAGCTCTCGGTCAATATGTGCGATATCGAGACGCCTTTTAACGAGACGACGGAGGCCGAGACTACAGAGTACACACGCGCAGACCAGATCATGCTTATGGCTCCACTCATCCCGACGCCACCCAAACCTACTCCTCCCCGCATGCAAAGGAACCTTGCCAACCACTGTCTTCCTAGACTATCACCGTTCGTAAGCCCATTTCAATCGTTGGAGAATTCGGTCACGTCCACGAAAATAAACGACACCTGCAAAGGCTTACCACTCCAACATGATTAG
- a CDS encoding predicted protein codes for KFANMYTLKTKLRKGSYATVWECQHLETKETFAVKVIQRKELQPKDDEAVLNEVAIMQSLMGNKYVVQLLDFYEEEDCFYIVMEYMTGGDVFDRIVEKTQYTEKDARDLTLILLKAVSSLHQAGIAHRDLKPQNLLLESKLNNARIKLGDFGFARRVHTPESLTTRVGTPTYVAPEILKNIPHDQRVDMWSVGVIIYVLLVGYPPFLEDSQSDLFLKIRTCDWKFMENDWKHISKDAKALIKGLLVSDPKERWSMREALRCSWI; via the coding sequence AAATTCGCTAACATGTACACCCTCAAAACCAAACTCCGTAAGGGATCGTACGCAACAGTGTGGGAATGCCAACATTTAGAAACCAAAGAAACCTTTGCCGTCAAAGTGATTCAACGCAAAGAACTCCAACCAAAAGACGACGAGGCCGTCCTAAACGAAGTAGCGATCATGCAGTCGTTAATGGGCAACAAGTATGTGGTGCAACTTTTGGATTTTTACGAAGAAGAGGACTGTTTCTATATTGTTATGGAGTACATGACGGGCGGGGATGTCTTTGATCGTATCGTGGAAAAGACGCAGTACACCGAAAAGGATGCACGAGATCTAACCCTGATCCTCCTCAAGGCGGTCAGTTCTTTGCACCAAGCCGGTATCGCACACCGCGATCTTAAGCCGCAAAACTTGCTGCTCGAATCAAAACTCAATAATGCCCGCATCAAACTCGGTGACTTTGGCTTTGCTCGTCGTGTACATACGCCTGAAAGTTTGACAACACGTGTGGGGACGCCCACTTACGTGGCCCCAGAAATTCTAAAGAATATACCGCACGACCAACGCGTGGATATGTGGAGCGTCGGCGTAATTATCTATGTATTATTGGTCGGCTATCCAccttttttggaagacagTCAATCCGACCTTTTCCTCAAAATTCGAACCTGCGATTGGAAATTTATGGAGAACGATTGGAAACACATCTCCAAAGATGCCAAGGCCTTGATCAAAGGCCTACTCGTGTCGGATCCTAAGGAGCGCTGGTCCATGCGGGAGGCTCTGCGCTGTTCTTGGATT
- a CDS encoding predicted protein, which translates to MSTYFVAFAFIIWTLALWRHVSRRAAFISDPDRRLPSPLWHVPVASSHGDHNDPMTTPTNVSRTVESLLSLRVGDLPGYTGWARPVGTLSPYFRQVSDAHGRPTRTIVTVGRVWTVRVACTGHVRCFRPQRAILDVRAYGPSVVAGMVVPSRVRRAYDPSNTTASHDTIPGYYDVQIVFPDAGVYHVEVVLAFSNAPAWNEFPLAGPEPDYEGYLLPDFPLTVVVDPVELVSEDPTTHASQDNRPVCTNADLLETSPTSAIIKGRWRVSDKVQDRRLVEDAYEIDHSPSNISRTGYEQGVNSLGITMAFEYQKCKLATVHQSKRILMVPKTKDWYILFVGDSNMRAQHLTFQSWHGRDRNQYPQSGYISTAKGLAKQLPQIREKLSALKKHATNRTEFYVLFNAGLHDIARLCSRKWSHERFNNGDTRPCVEQYRQHLGELINGIKDLSPKLAVLQTTIAGWPKWGNFGFAWPPSQGQPLPFHSSTCQSFNEIAWEEATKADISVMDAYWLTVPRPDHRQVDNENAIGKHMVHVGPEIHSVMQRKWISLIEIALGNDNPVM; encoded by the coding sequence ATGTCTACTTATTTCGTTGCCTTTGCGTTCATCATCTGGACTTTGGCGTTATGGCGACACGTCTCGCGTCGGGCGGCATTCATCAGCGACCCAGACCGGCGTCTCCCGTCCCCTCTCTGGCACGTCCCCGTTGCTTCGTCCCACGGGGACCACAACGACCCAATGACTACACCCACCAACGTCAGTCGTACGGTCGAGTCGTTGCTCTCGTTGCGCGTCGGAGACTTGCCTGGCTACACCGGATGGGCCCGGCCCGTCGGAACACTGTCACCGTACTTTCGACAAGTATCCGACGCCCACGGCCGTCCCACTCGAACCATCGTTACGGTGGGACGCGTCTGGACCGTACGAGTGGCGTGTACGGGACACGTACGGTGTTTCCGTCCCCAACGGGCCATTCTGGACGTACGTGCGTACGGGCCCAGTGTCGTGGCCGGAATGGTCGTGCCGTCCCGTGTCCGCCGGGCCTACGACCCATCCAACACCACCGCCAGTCACGACACGATTCCGGGATATTACGATGTGCAAATTGTCTTTCCCGATGCCGGAGTCTACCACGTCGAAGTAGTCCTggccttttccaacgcaCCGGCGTGGAACGAATTTCCACTGGCTGGACCCGAACCCGACTACGAAGGCTACCTTCTACCAGATTTCCCCTTAACCGTGGTTGTCGATCCCGTAGAACTAGTCAGCGAAGATCCTACGACGCACGCGAGTCAAGACAATCGACCAGTATGTACAAACGCAGACTTGCTCGAAACGTCGCCAACCAGTGCAATAATCAAAGGTCGTTGGAGAGTGTCCGACAAGGTTCAGGACCGACGCTTGGTCGAAGATGCGTACGAGATTGATCACAGTCCATCCAACATTAGCCGAACAGGATATGAGCAGGGCGTCAATTCGCTGGGTATTACTATGGCCTTTGAATACCAAAAGTGTAAACTCGCGACTGTTCACCAAAGTAAGCGGATCTTGATGGTGCCGAAAACGAAGGATTGGTACATTCTGTTCGTTGGTGACTCCAACATGCGGGCACAGCATTTGACCTTTCAATCTTGGCACGGTCGCGATCGGAATCAATATCCCCAAAGTGGCTACATTTCGACTGCCAAGGGTCTCGCAAAGCAGCTACCCCAAATTAGAGAAAAACTGAGTGCTTTGAAGAAGCACGCCACTAATCGGACCGAGTTTTACGTCCTGTTCAATGCCGGCTTGCACGACATTGCGCGCCTCTGTAGTCGAAAGTGGTCCCATGAGAGATTTAACAACGGTGACACCCGACCTTGCGTGGAACAGTATCGGCAGCATCTAGGCGAGCTGATCAATGGCATCAAGGACCTCTCACCCAAGCTTGCCGTTCTGCAAACAACCATTGCTGGTTGGCCCAAATGGGgcaattttggttttgcgTGGCCGCCATCTCAAGGACAACCATTGCCCTTCCACTCGTCCACATGCCAATCCTTTAATGAGATTGCCTGGGAAGAGGCAACGAAAGCGGATATCTCTGTGATGGATGCGTATTGGTTGACCGTGCCTCGGCCAGATCATCGACAAGTCGATAACGAAAATGCGATTGGAAAGCACATGGTACACGTTGGACCAGAGATACACAGCGTTATGCAGCGCAAGTGGATTTCCTTGATTGAGATTGCCTTGGGAAACGACAACCCAGTCATGTGA
- a CDS encoding predicted protein translates to MSFWILILDCNTSLRKIHGLFLSPWRRRTLSIGPCGLRNVSSRSSEVSTRYTITSCPPTDTETLRTIVEKHVRSLDRFLQAKPVAAHTLRAFRQVHDAVPVDTPIILDSGCGTGRSSLHLGRLYPDAVVLGIDRSVARLSKNPNFQSSVASDDGPSDDALLVRQAADNVWLVRAELVDFWRCCIDAGWESSIAQHFVLYPNPYPKKSRIKSRLYAHPGFPLLLRLGGDRLTVRSNWRTYLDEFSAAVHTAAACLSTTPDDGDTRDEVDGKTGVYGKNYAQRYLASTQEEAKLLDPTLIPWTNFEEKYHNVGERTYELVLKPISK, encoded by the coding sequence ATGTCGTTTTGGATTCTGATCTTGGACTGCAACACAAGTTTGAGGAAAATTCACGGCCTGTTCTTGTCTCCTTGGCGGCGCCGTACCTTGTCAATAGGACCCTGTGGACTTCGCAACGTCTCATCTCGGTCGTCTGAAGTCTCGACACGGTACACCATTACGTCCTGTCCTCCGACCGATACAGAAACGTTGCGTACCATTGTGGAAAAGCACGTCCGGAGTTTGGATCGGTTTCTGCAAGCTAAGCCAGTAGCAGCGCATACGCTCCGGGCTTTTCGTCAGGTGCACGATGCAGTACCCGTGGATACCCCCATCATCCTCGACAGTGGTTGTGGAACTGGTCGATCCTCACTGCATCTCGGAAGGTTGTACCCCGACGCCGTCGTTCTGGGAATTGATCGCTCCGTGGCGCGCTTGTCCAAAAATCCGAACTTCCAAAGTTCCGTCGCCAGCGATGATGGGCCATCGGACGACGCGCTGTTGGTTCGACAAGCCGCCGATAACGTTTGGCTTGTACGGGCCGAGCTGGTGGACTTTTGGCGTTGTTGTATCGATGCTGGATGGGAATCGTCCATAGCGCAACACTTTGTCTTGTACCCGAATCCGTATCCCAAAAAAAGTCGTATCAAGAGTCGGTTGTACGCACATCCGGGATTTCCATTGCTGCTGCGCCTAGGTGGGGACCGACTGACTGTCCGATCTAATTGGCGTACCTACTTGGACGAATTCTCCGCAGCGGTCCATACAGCTGCTGCTTGTCTCTCCACCACCCCAGACGATGGTGACACCAGGGATGAGGTCGACGGTAAGACTGGAGTATATGGTAAAAACTATGCCCAGCGGTATCTTGCATCTACGCAAGAGGAAGCTAAACTACTGGATCCGACTCTGATACCATGGACCAATTTTGAGGAAAAATACCACAATGTTGGCGAGCGTACGTACGAACTTGTTCTGAAGCCTATCTCGAAGTAG
- a CDS encoding predicted protein — translation MPCISTTAPTSSPSSTTTLSASEAPNDAGGSPQDFPSNMSLISLLVRGNIHRASKMKGITTSGIADYERSRQSPSTDLMLSEWSANAGEGQTRYDHNASTSVSLVGSGGAFYQSLHDVLESTLQELDCISDCIALETTSTQLRQRKGTSPQFDAMLFARQ, via the coding sequence ATGCCTTGCATCAGCACTACCGCACCGACCTCAAGTCCATCTTCCACTACTACGCTTTCCGCGAGTGAAGCTCCCAACGATGCCGGCGGCAGCCCCCAAGACTTCCCTTCGAATATGAGCCTGATCTCTTTGCTCGTGCGTGGAAACATCCATCGCGCATCAAAGATGAAGGGGATTACTACTTCTGGAATTGCCGATTACGAGCGAAGTCGCCAATCACCGTCTACAGATCTGATGCTTTCGGAATGGAGCGCAAACGCCGGCGAAGGCCAAACGAGATACGACCACAATGCTAGCACATCTGTTTCTTTGGTGGGTAGTGGCGGAGCCTTCTACCAATCACTGCATGACGTACTGGAGTCGACGTTGCAAGAGCTTGATTGCATTTCCGACTGTATTGCTTTGGAAACTACGTCAACTCAACTTCGACAGAGAAAGGGAACCAGTCCTCAATTTGACGCCATGTTGTTTGCCCGGCAGTGA
- a CDS encoding predicted protein has translation MRVINPLLSLILLPIIKGWVPSGISSGTSFLQRQRAASCLRSIEVDSLLEMDVVVYSLQNDENKTERLGAVQEDGTLSPLSVWSVEPAFGDSLEFLVDEEDRFPGLTAEDVIVHRIVPQESLAYGSRQVGGGMGPSNPHGEESELLYYVDENIITNIELIVKPELEIFW, from the coding sequence ATGCGTGTCATCAATCCGCTCCTGTCCCTCATATTGCTCCCAATTATAAAGGGTTGGGTCCCGTCAGGAATATCGTCTGGCACCTCATTTCTGCAGCGGCAACGCGCAGCCAGTTGTTTGCGGTCCATCGAAGTGGACAGTCTACTCGAAATGGATGTTGTGGTGTACTCCCTACAgaacgacgaaaacaagaCTGAACGGCTCGGTGCGGTACAAGAAGACGGTACACTGTCGCCGCTATCCGTATGGAGCGTTGAGCCGGCCTTTGGCGACTCTTTGGAGTTTCtggtcgacgaagaagatcgcTTTCCTGGCCTCACCGCCGAGGATGTGATCGTTCACCGCATCGTGCCGCAAGAATCGCTGGCCTACGGTTCCCGACAAGTAGGTGGTGGAATGGGACCCAGCAATCCACACGGTGAAGAGTCGGAGCTTCTGTATTATGTGGACGAAAACATTATTACAAATATTGAGCTAATCGTCAAACCGGAGCTCGAAATATTTTGGTAG
- the hemE gene encoding uroporphyrinogen decarboxylase (seventh step in heme synthesis, originaly cytosolic enzyme, which now contains putative ER signal peptide at the N terminus; putatively chloroplast targeted) — protein sequence PQNDLLLRAAVGEKVEQTPLWLFRQAGRHLPEYQDYKAQTNKNFLELLASPACVAECTMQPIRRYDLDAAILFSDILVVPEALGIQVTMPGGVGILVPEPLTSPEEVHTRLPSIDQITPDFVQTKLAHVIEAVRTIRTQMAEENKSIPLIGFSAAPWTLMYYMVGGSSKKNTELGVTWLEDYPEASGDLLALLTKIVVEYMDAQVLAGAHVLQVFEAMGMMIDDVNFEKHALPCLRTIAQELKTRHPDIPLMVFCRGACHLNNQLVGLGYDVITMDGSVDRTTVRQQLGNTVTLQGNYDPAELIEENGKTVETVRATAKKLLQELGPQRLIANLGEGLGGKESPELVDAFVKAIHEESAAMILQDS from the coding sequence CCGCAGAACGATCTCCTGTTGCGTGCCGCAGTCGGAGAGAAAGTCGAACAAACACCGCTGTGGCTCTTCCGTCAAGCCGGTCGGCATCTTCCGGAATATCAGGACTACAAGGCGCAAACGAACAAGAACTTTTTGGAACTCCTGGCGTCTCCCGCCTGCGTAGCAGAATGTACCATGCAACCCATCCGTCGGTACGATTTGGATGCGGCTATTTTGTTTTCCGATATTCTGGTCGTCCCGGAGGCACTCGGGATCCAAGTCACCATGCCCGGAGGCGTCGGGATTCTCGTTCCCGAGCCACTCACGTCGCCGGAAGAAGTACACACGCGACTCCCCTCCATCGACCAGATTACTCCCGACTTTGTGCAAACTAAGCTCGCGCACGTCATTGAAGCAGTCCGGACGATTCGCACGCAAATGGCGGAAGAAAACAAATCCATTCCCTTGATTGGGTTTTCCGCAGCCCCCTGGACACTCATGTACTACATGGTGGGTGGGAGTTCCAAAAAGAATACCGAGCTCGGTGTGACTTGGTTGGAGGACTATCCGGAGGCGTCTGGAGACCTGTTGGCGCTCTTGACCAAAATTGTGGTGGAATACATGGACGCGCAAGTACTGGCCGGAGCACACGTGTTGCAAGTCTTTGAAGCCATGGGTATGATGATTGACGACGTGAACTTCGAAAAACACGCGTTGCCGTGTTTGCGAACCATAGCGCAAGAGCTTAAAACACGCCATCCGGATATTCCGCTCATGGTGTTTTGTCGGGGTGCCTGTCACCTGAACAACCAACTGGTTGGCCTAGGATACGATGTCATCACGATGGACGGCAGTGTGGACCGCACTACGGTAAGGCAGCAACTAGGCAACACTGTCACGTTACAGGGCAACTACGATCCGGCGGAACTTATTGAAGAAAACGGCAAAACGGTCGAGACGGTCCGAGCGACTGCGAAAAAATTGCTGCAGGAGCTGGGACCCCAGCGACTGATCGCCAATCTAGGTGAAGGGCTGGGTGGGAAAGAAAGCCCGGAACTTGTGGACGCCTTCGTCAAGGCGATTCACGAGGAGAGCGCCGCCATGATTCTTCAAGATAGCTAG
- a CDS encoding predicted protein translates to MTKNSMARTNKPKKEAKGTVRDEAGGEIVDSFTTNDVVLGKGNGINCLPGNVRFRKVIDKFKRLYHEAKRSQKYTVADRVLDELNQLSPPARFLEYQEDERFLPVSRRRAREKTCQALREKKGVAKHSRNAMHHLYTKSSLYALMKPAMASEPATEVKQKDTAAKDLGEYGIAKAPAKKSRASSSFDPVVVLDLTKPDPSKTNAEATSPSLGKTLGTQPSFIAKPNAFTCDGIVKSIGVNDVLYGGRGRTHFFRDANQRYQTLIKESCESYRKSLSKQRIGLAIIEQWARQEPTGRFLQQNDAGIWQIMPEARVLDKTCQALRDCKRTLVTKLAPAAASVSDDSVESSKNNAPEAKTVNGDDDGYGAALRHSNRGDVETAAILTMLCGGQS, encoded by the coding sequence ATGACCAAGAACTCAATGGCACGTACCAATAAGCCAAAGAAGGAGGCCAAGGGCACTGTGCGTGACGAAGCTGGCGGGGAAATTGTTGATAGCTTTACAACGAACGACGTTGTTCTCGGGAAGGGCAACGGGATCAATTGTTTACCGGGCAACGTTCGGTTCCGAAAGGTTATTGACAAATTTAAAAGGCTCTATCACGAAGCGAAGCGTAGTCAAAAGTACACCGTCGCGGATCGCGTGCTGGACGAACTGAATCAGCTTTCACCGCCCGCTCGGTTTCTCGAATACCAAGAAGACGAAAGGTTCTTACCAGTCTCACGCAGGCGAGCCCGAGAAAAGACCTGTCAGGCCTTGCGCGAGAAGAAGGGCGTTGCCAAGCATTCCCGAAACGCCATGCACCACCTTTACACGAAGAGTTCGCTTTATGCGCTCATGAAACCAGCCATGGCTTCAGAACCCGCAACTGAAGTGAAGCAAAAGGATACAGCAGCCAAGGATCTGGGCGAGTATGGTATCGCCAAAGCGCCGGCCAAAAAGTCCCGcgcatcgtcttcgttcgaCCCCGTTGTCGTCCTCGATCTTACCAAGCCTGACCCCTCCAAGACGAATGCCGAGGCCACTTCCCCGTCTCTCGGAAAAACTCTCGGGACACAGCCTTCTTTCATCGCCAAGCCGAATGCTTTCACCTGTGACGGCATCGTAAAATCTATAGGAGTCAATGATGTCCTCTACGGTGGTCGTGGTCGAACGCACTTTTTCCGTGATGCCAACCAGCGTTACCAAACCCTTATCAAGGAGTCGTGCGAGTCCTACCGGAAGTCTTTGTCCAAGCAGAGGATCGGGCTAGCCATCATTGAACAATGGGCACGTCAGGAGCCTACCGGTCGCTTTCTTCAACAGAATGATGCGGGAATATGGCAAATCATGCCAGAGGCAAGGGTCCTGGACAAGACCTGTCAAGCTCTAAGGGACTGCAAGCGCACCCTGGTCACCAAGTTGGCCCCGGCGGCTGCAAGCGTCTCGGATGATTCGGTGGAGAGCTCGAAAAACAACGCACCAGAAGCCAAGACCGTAAACGGGGATGACGACGGCTATGGTGCGGCTTTGCGGCATTCGAATCGGGGTGATGTCGAGACTGCGGCTATCCTCACCATGCTCTGCGGTGGGCAATCATGA